Below is a genomic region from Candidatus Zixiibacteriota bacterium.
CTTGAATATGCTATCCTTATGACCAAGTTCTTCCCACATTTCCTCAGCTAAATGAGGTGCAAAAGGAGCCAAAAGCTGAGTAGTTCTTTCCATAAAGTAAGGCAGGAATTCATACCTGTCCGTATCCGGGATAAGATAAAGCTCATCGTCCAGGGTATTCAACAGCTCCATCATAGAGGCAATAGCGGTATTCAAATCCAGTCTTTCGATATCTTCCGTAACCTTCTTTATGGTTTGATGAAGCTTACGATATACAGTCTTATAAGTCTTTGTATTCCAAGCAACTAATGTGCTTGCCTTGGAGTGATTGTTTATATCTATTTTATAAGTATCTATGCAATATTTTGCGAAATCGTAAATACGGGTTAAAAACCGCCTGGCGCCTGTAATTCCTTCACCTGTCCAGAGAACCTCTTTATCCGAAGGAGCAGCAAAGTAAACCGCTATCCTGGATACATCCACTCCGTTCTGTTCCATCAGATCAAGCGGAGAAATAGCGTTCCCTTTGGACTTGGACATAACTTCACCTTTTGAGTCCAGTACCATCCCATGATTGAAAAGCTCTAAAGCCGGCTCATTCACGCTCAACCTGCCTATATCGTTCAGGACCTTGGTGAAAAACCTGAAATACAGCAGATGCCCGGTGGCATGCTCGATTCCACCAATGTATTTATCCACCGGCATCCATTTCTTTGCTTTTTCCCTTGAAAACGGCTCTTTGTCATTATGCGGGTCAGTATACCTGAACAAATACCAGGAAGAGCAGACAAAAGTGTCCATCGTATCCGGGTCTCTCTCAGCTTTACCACCGCAATTCGGGCAGGTAGTCTGGATAAATTCATTTACGTCAGCTAGAGGAGAGCGTCCTTTAGGTATGAAGTCAATATTCCCTTTGGGCAGTAAAACCGGAAGCTCGGACTCAGGCACAGGGACTATCCCGCATTTCTCACAGTGGATCATCGGAATCGGAGCACCCCAGTATCTCTGCCTGGAAATCAGCCAGTCCCTGAGTTTGTAATTGGTCTTTCTTTTACCTAAGCCTTTTTCTTCTATATAGTCGTTTATTTTCTCGATTCCCTCTGTTGACCAGAGTCCATTGAAAATGTCTGAATTTACCATCGTTCCCGGCTCCTCATAAGCCTGCTCTATAGTCTCAGGAGTGAGATTCTTACCCTTTGGCTGGATGACGACTTTAATCGGAATATCATATTTTTTTGCAAATTCGAAATCCCTCTGGTCATGCCCGGGAACACCCATTACCACACCAGTTCCATAGGTTGCTACCACGTACTCTGCTACCCAGAGCTGAACTTTCTCGCCTGACAAAGGATTTATGGCATACCTTCCGGTAAATACTCCATCCTTCTCCCCTGCTATGGATGACCGTTCAATGTCCGTTTTCTGGAGAGCTTTATTAACATAATCATTAACCGCTTTTTTATATTTTGGCTCGATTTCAAGTCTTTTAAGAAGTTCATTTTCCGGAGCTATCGCCATAAAGGTTACACCATAGATAGTATCTGGACGCGTAGTGAAGACCGGTAGCCTTTCTCCGGTTTTTTCGACTTTGAAATCTATCTCCACTCCCTGGCTTTTCCCAATCCAGTTCCTCTGCATTATCTTCACGTTCTCAGGCCAGCCGGAAAGAGTATCCAGGTCGTTCAATAACCTCTCTGCATAAGCGGTGATCTTAAAGAACCACTGCTCGAGCTCCTTTTTTGTGACCTCAGAATCACACCTCCAGCATTTTCCCTGGATAACCTGTTCATTGGCTAAAACCGTATTGCAGTGTGGGCACCAGTTCACCAAAGATTTGCCTCTATAAGCTAAATTGTGCTTGTATAACTGAACGAACATCCACTGGGTCCATCTGTAGTAATCTGGAAGGCAGGTTATGACTTCTCTATCCCAGTCAAAGCTCACTCCGGTTTTCTTCAGAGTGTTGCGAGAGTTCTCGATATTACTCAACGTCCATTTTTCAGGATCCTCTCCCCTTTTAATGGCTGCTTCTTCAGCCGGAAGTCCAAATGCGTCCCAGCCAAATGGGTGCAGAACGTCATATCCCTGCATCCTCCTGTAGCGGGCTATCACATCACCAATTGTATAATTCCTGAAATGTCCAATGTGAATATCCCCGGAGGTATAGGCGAACATCACCAGCATATAATACTTCTTAACAGGGTCATCTGCGGCCTTATAGAGCTTGGACTCCGCCCACTTCTTCTGCCACTTTTCTTCTATTTCTTTGAAAGGATAGTTCATATTTTTACCTCGTAATCAAAACAGCTACATACCAGTTCCAGCATAAACAAATTTTTAAAGAAAGATTTAATCAGCAGACTAAAGTACAAACCTTTTATGCTGTATTGGTCACTTTTTCAACCGTATTCATATGGCTTCCACGAAAAAGCTTCTCTAATTTCTCAAACTTAATCACTGGCTGGTTGAATAGAGTTCGTCCTT
It encodes:
- the leuS gene encoding leucine--tRNA ligase; the encoded protein is MNYPFKEIEEKWQKKWAESKLYKAADDPVKKYYMLVMFAYTSGDIHIGHFRNYTIGDVIARYRRMQGYDVLHPFGWDAFGLPAEEAAIKRGEDPEKWTLSNIENSRNTLKKTGVSFDWDREVITCLPDYYRWTQWMFVQLYKHNLAYRGKSLVNWCPHCNTVLANEQVIQGKCWRCDSEVTKKELEQWFFKITAYAERLLNDLDTLSGWPENVKIMQRNWIGKSQGVEIDFKVEKTGERLPVFTTRPDTIYGVTFMAIAPENELLKRLEIEPKYKKAVNDYVNKALQKTDIERSSIAGEKDGVFTGRYAINPLSGEKVQLWVAEYVVATYGTGVVMGVPGHDQRDFEFAKKYDIPIKVVIQPKGKNLTPETIEQAYEEPGTMVNSDIFNGLWSTEGIEKINDYIEEKGLGKRKTNYKLRDWLISRQRYWGAPIPMIHCEKCGIVPVPESELPVLLPKGNIDFIPKGRSPLADVNEFIQTTCPNCGGKAERDPDTMDTFVCSSWYLFRYTDPHNDKEPFSREKAKKWMPVDKYIGGIEHATGHLLYFRFFTKVLNDIGRLSVNEPALELFNHGMVLDSKGEVMSKSKGNAISPLDLMEQNGVDVSRIAVYFAAPSDKEVLWTGEGITGARRFLTRIYDFAKYCIDTYKIDINNHSKASTLVAWNTKTYKTVYRKLHQTIKKVTEDIERLDLNTAIASMMELLNTLDDELYLIPDTDRYEFLPYFMERTTQLLAPFAPHLAEEMWEELGHKDSIFK